GCGCGTCGACCGGGACGCGGTCGTCGAGGCGCTCACGCTCGCCTCGCTCTCGGAGGACGTCACGCCGGAGCTCGTCGGCGAGGCCGCCGAGGTCGTCCGGGCCGAGCGCGTCGAGGACGGCGGTCGGGGCGGACGGCCGGTCGTCGTCGGCGTCGCCGTCGGGATCGTCGAGGTCAGCCGCCGCCGGCTCCTCTTCGACGACCACCCGGAGCTGATCGAGGACATCGAGATCCTCGAAGACGAGGGGCTCGACGCGCGCGCCGACGACGCGGTCGTGGACGAGCCCTACGTCCCCGAAGGGCCGACCGACCGGCCCCCGCTCCTCGTCGTCGTCCCGGTCGGCCTCTGCCCCGACGCCCTCCTCGACGCCCACAACGCCCACGCGGCCGTGGTCGGGCGGGCCGAGGTCGTCGTCGAGCTCGGCGAGCTCCACGAGTACGGCGGACCCGTCGAGCGGGTCGGCGACGAGCTCGTCCTCGACGTCGACGCCGTCCGCCGTGCGGCGCGCGCGGCCGGGATCCGGAAGACGTTCAACAACACGGGCAAGCTCGTGGGCTGGGCCATGTACTCCACCAACGGGTCGACCGGGTGCACCCACCGCTGCGGCCGGAGGTTCTGCTACGCCTCCGACCTCGCGCTCAAGTTCTACCCGCAGGCGTTCGTCCCGACGCTCCACCCGGCTCGGCTCGATGCGTTCGACCACACGCCGGTCCCCGACCCCGACCGGTCCCCCGAGTGGGCGCGGGAGTGGTTCCGCTCGGTGTTCTACGGGTCCATGACGGACATCATGAACGGGGTCTTCCCCGACTGGTGGATCCAGGCCGTCATCGACGAGATCGCCGCCCACCCCGAGTGGCACGTGTTCGTCCTGACGAAGCTGGCGGGGCGGCTGGGGGACTTCGTGTGGCCGCCGAACGTGATGGTCGGCGTGACGGTCACGACGCAGTCCGAGGTCCGTGCGGCCGCCGCGGGTCTGGCGGCGGTCCGTGGCGGAGGGGGCAAGTGGGTCTCGGTCGAGCCGTACCTCGGCCCGATCGACCCGGCCCCGCTCCTCGACGCCGAGGCCACGTTCTTCGCCGTGGGCGGCCAGAGCGCCACGCGGTGGGACGGCGAGCGCCAGCCGGACCCGGCGTGGGTCCGCGACCTCGTCGGGGCGGTGTGGGCCCGGGGCGGCCACGTCTACATCAAGGACAACACGGACTTCCGGGGCCACATCCCGTTCCCCGGCACCGTCCCGTTCGACGCCCCTCCCCCGTTCGCTGCGGTCGAGCCCGACCCCGAGCCCGACCGAGCCGCTCTGGACCGTGCCCCGGTCCGGCCGAAAGGCCCGCGGTCCGCAGGGCGCCCCGCCTGACCCCTATCCCAAGCGCCACCGCGCCCCGGACCTCAGGAGGGGAGGTCACCGCCGACGTCTCCGATGGCCCACCGGTGCCCGTCAGCAAACGACGCTAGTCTCTCCGCAGCGACTGGACGGCGGCCCGGAGAGCGCCGACCGCCCTCGGGTCGTCGGGCGCCCGCCCCCGGTGGAGCATCGCGTGGCAGTTCGGGCAGACCGGGACGAGGTCGGCGACCGGGTCCGTCTCCCGCTCCCCGCCCGCCGCCAGCGGCCGGACGTGGTGGACGTGGACGTACCCTGCCCCGAGCGGGCCGTACGTCTCGGCCATGTCGACCTCGCACACCCGGCACACGGACCCGTAGTGCGCGAGGCACGCGTCGCGGAGGGCGGGGTCCCGCTCGTACCGGTCGACCCACACGCGGACCCGACCGCCCTCGGCCCGCGGGCCGACCGGCTCCACCTCGTCGGGATACGGGCCGTCGGCCGGCTCCCGCTTCCGGACGACGTCGAACCCGTTCCGCTCGAGGGCCCGGAAGCACGGGGAGCCCAGCCCGCCCTTGATCGTCGAGGCCGGATCCCCGTCGTCGGAGTGGGGCCGGAGCGGCCGGCCGAACACGGACTCGGCCGCGAGCGCGGCGACCCGGAGCGGGGCGTACCGGCGCCCGTCGTGGACGACGTCGTAGTCCCGGGAGTCGGCGAACGCCGTCTCGGCCCCGGCGTCGAGCGCGGCGATGGCCCCGAGGAGCTGGTCGCGCGTGAGCCGGTCGAGGGCCTCGGCGGCCGTCGACGGCGGCGTGCCTCGCCGGTCCCGAGCGACGACCCGGCCCCCGTCCCAGTCGAGGTCGGGGTGGAGGTGGACGAGCGCCGTCTCCTTCGTCACCGTGTAGTTCAGCGTCCGCGCCCCGGTCCGGCCGCCGGCCGCGTTGAGCGCGACGACGGCCCGGCGGACCTCGACCGGCGAGAGCGTCTCGGCCTTCGAGGCGTCGAGCCGGTCGATGGTGATCCGGCCATCGTCGGCGCCGGACACCCTGTACCGCCGGCCCCGTGACGGGCTCTCGAACACGTCGCCGACCGACCGCCGCGCGGCGGCCACTACCTCGGCCCACGCCCGGTCCGGGTCGACGTGCCGCTCGGCGTCCGGTCGCGCGACCGTCCAGTAGCCGGGGGCCACGTTGGCCAGCCGACCGGCCACCTTCTCGGCCTTCAGCGCGTTCCGGAGGTTCCGGTGCCACCCCGGCTCCTTCGTCGGCCGGCCGCGGAGCGTCGGGGGGACGAGGTCGTCGGCGTCGAGTGCGACGGCCCGTTCGACGGCGTCG
This sequence is a window from Rubrivirga marina. Protein-coding genes within it:
- a CDS encoding DUF5131 family protein, with translation MDTPTDTNTPTAPIAPDGLTDDDRVEHDRLVADIKAADRDTLPAMVRVGVAILALMAFRSLRPRHERARPWARVAEEDLEMSESRSYQLKDLAVVDRALREAGVEPVTVVSHAVALSPLRDDPDRIAEAARLGRAMAEAEATAPAARHFAAARFRVLNMEEPGEQVEGDVALTHNDESERDPWPWGALARDRFTKVPRVDRDAVVEALTLASLSEDVTPELVGEAAEVVRAERVEDGGRGGRPVVVGVAVGIVEVSRRRLLFDDHPELIEDIEILEDEGLDARADDAVVDEPYVPEGPTDRPPLLVVVPVGLCPDALLDAHNAHAAVVGRAEVVVELGELHEYGGPVERVGDELVLDVDAVRRAARAAGIRKTFNNTGKLVGWAMYSTNGSTGCTHRCGRRFCYASDLALKFYPQAFVPTLHPARLDAFDHTPVPDPDRSPEWAREWFRSVFYGSMTDIMNGVFPDWWIQAVIDEIAAHPEWHVFVLTKLAGRLGDFVWPPNVMVGVTVTTQSEVRAAAAGLAAVRGGGGKWVSVEPYLGPIDPAPLLDAEATFFAVGGQSATRWDGERQPDPAWVRDLVGAVWARGGHVYIKDNTDFRGHIPFPGTVPFDAPPPFAAVEPDPEPDRAALDRAPVRPKGPRSAGRPA
- a CDS encoding HNH endonuclease → MTTAQSALLAPAVRLLEAEAPGPVALDRLYDAVERAVALDADDLVPPTLRGRPTKEPGWHRNLRNALKAEKVAGRLANVAPGYWTVARPDAERHVDPDRAWAEVVAAARRSVGDVFESPSRGRRYRVSGADDGRITIDRLDASKAETLSPVEVRRAVVALNAAGGRTGARTLNYTVTKETALVHLHPDLDWDGGRVVARDRRGTPPSTAAEALDRLTRDQLLGAIAALDAGAETAFADSRDYDVVHDGRRYAPLRVAALAAESVFGRPLRPHSDDGDPASTIKGGLGSPCFRALERNGFDVVRKREPADGPYPDEVEPVGPRAEGGRVRVWVDRYERDPALRDACLAHYGSVCRVCEVDMAETYGPLGAGYVHVHHVRPLAAGGERETDPVADLVPVCPNCHAMLHRGRAPDDPRAVGALRAAVQSLRRD